From the genome of Kluyveromyces lactis strain NRRL Y-1140 chromosome F complete sequence:
GAAAGCCTCGATCTGTGGTAGTGTCAACTCATGCAAATTACGTGGGTTTAACCAAATGTAGGAATCATCATGAAAAAACTTCACGCAATAATTGGTTAACTCACGAGTAAATTTCTTAAAAGTAAGCACAGGTGAATATTCAATATTCTCAGCACTATCTGAATCTTGGTCTGATTCATCTGGAAGCTTGGATCTATTTTTCGTAAGAATTTGCTGAGGTATTATCTCAAACGGTATAACCATCGCTGGCCATGGTGGATAACCTTTTACTTTTGCAATTACAATATCCGTAGGTTGCAACATTTTTGACACCATTATGAAATGCACAGTTTTCGCTATTGAAGTATACCTAGCAGATACTTGAAACACCAAGGGTTGAATACCTAGATATTCCACAATCCTTAAAGAAATCGCATTTCACAGTAGCAGTTAAGTAACCTGAAATTTACGATTTCGTGTTTaaaaatcattgaaaataaagCTTCTAAGGCAAAAACATTATATCACATGCAAATAGCCAAGCAATAATGAACCTTACCATCCAAGACTGATTATTTGCTACGCTAACCATAAGAATAGTAAACCTTAATTTATAACTGAAATAAGTTTTAGTATACACCAGcgaagaaaagaaaatgtacaaatacatatatatatatagaaCTGTCACAAACGATAATTCTTCTCGGAGAAAACCTACAAACGATAGGAGAAAAGGGTCCAGAGGAAACGGGTTATTTATTAAGAAAATAGGAAGAGAGAAGAATTAGGCATAGAGATAATGATATAGTAAAAGGAAAGCTTGTCCTTCAAAGTCTTATATCATTTCTGAGAGTCCATAGaatgtaaaaaaaaattaataaaaggaaaaggaaaagggTTAAAAAGTCAAGTGGTATGAGAGTTTTTCATCAGTTGCGCTTGGATAATTAAAATTTGTACAGCCTCTGATAGCCAGGAAATGTGTAAGAGTCACAGATCTCTGACATGTCGTATCGGTAGTAATTGAATTAAACTTAAAGTCAATTTGTATTGTATCCTATTTCTATTTCATTTGAGTTTAGTTTAGTTTCGTCTCCGCCCTGCACGCttctttgatctttcaattcaacCAGAGAATCGGGAGATCGACGGCCGATCTACAATTCGAACATTTTCGATGACAAGTCATCAAGGAAAGAGAAGGTGGATACAGATATCTTGAACAGTTGTTTCTAGTGCCACTGAACCAGTCAATTTGAGAATAATAAGATCCAGGAAGGAAAGTagtagaaaaaaaggatgTAAAAAAACAGTTAGCTCACAACACGTAGACAGGCATAAATTAACTGATAACAACAACGAAAATATAACAGAACAAAAGTTTGCTTCAAAGTAGTTAATTAGATTCATATGGTTTTCAGCTCTTTTCATGTCTTTCTGTGccatttctttgaagtGGTCAGTGTTTCACAGAATTCCAGTTAAGAAATCCCTTAAGTTCAAAACTGGCCATGTTGAGAGTTAACGCCGTTGAAGTATTGTTCGTAGGCGGCAGCATGGTCTGGGTTTAAATAAGAAGCATTAGTGAAATTCGGAGTTTGGCCCGTGCCTTGAACCTGAGGTTGCTGGTGCTGTACGGATTGgggttgttgttgctgttgtgaATTTTGGCCCTGCTGTTGGAGCGCCAAAcgttgttgctgttgctgttgttgctgttgttgctgctgctgctgctgctgttgttgttgctggGGCAGAAGGCCGTGGGAATGTCCACCACCTGGCAATTGGACCGAGGTAGGTACTGTGGAGTGTGGCTGACCACCAACATCGCCGCCATGATCGTGTTGCACGTTAtgttcatcatcttcatcttcatcttcctcctcatcgtcatcatcctcatcgtCTTCCTCTGGTGCATTCAAACACGCTTGAATTAAATTCTTGCCCTCAGGTTGTGTAACAATGGGTTGGAACTTTGGTGTAGTGAACGTATAAACTAGACCGGTTTCAGAAACaaccaaaagaagaacctgAGTACCTGTTAACACAGATAACTCATATGCCTTCTTCATAATACCATGTTTCCGCTTCGAAAAGGTGATATGACGCCTGGTCTTATCCTGAATGAATTTGATCTCAATTTTTCTCCTttccttggtttctttcGTGACACTGTCGTCTTTAACTTCTGAATCCGACATCACGGGCACTTGCAgctgattttttttttgtttcggTACTTTCTAAATGAGAAACACTGTTTATACCTGTTTTGTTATTTCCACAGTCTGATTATTCTATAATtgagagaaaaaatatatcaacAGTACAAGTACTAGTGCGACCTGGGAATGGTAAGTGGAAGTATCTAATTAACTTAATGAGGTTACTAAATAAcaaaaacttttcaatgCTGTGCACTTCCCTAAACAGTAAAACACCTGTGTAAACTATCAGGCAAAAACACCAACTCTatattctttgttctttattctataattctttattcttgcgagaaaaaaaaacgcACACATATACAGACTAAGCGAGATAAACAGTAGAAGTCAGTATTTTTAAGCAGcgaaaaatataaaaaaattATGGAGCTAACTGTAAATAAAGAGAGGGAGAGAGATATTATGCTCAAACACAAGGACACATTTTCTTATGACCAGTGGATTATCTGGAGGTAAAGTTTAGTTGGCTCTCAAATGTACTATGGTGATGATGTACTATGTATCAAAGTTTCGTCAACTGCAGAAGTTggtttttttctcttcaagGAGATTCTGAGTATAATGTTACCGTAGATATAGATGTAGATGACACCTTTTTCTTAGGTACAGCAGGATACTAGGGATTCCTTTTGTTGACAAGGTGTTAATTGCATCCCGCCGCTATAGGACACATCTACGACGATCAACGATATATGTGGCGAGTGTTTAGGCACTTACTTATCCTTATTATATTCTTCTGTTGCCTTACCATTCATAGCATTGTCAATATCCGGACGTAGTGTTTTGAGAACTGGCCGGACCTCCTTTTCGACTGTGTGTCGTGTAGAATTACTCAAAAGAGGCATAATATGAGATAAGGGAGTGATTAGTGAAGAGCAGAGACCAAAATGTCACAGTGTACGTTACACGTGACACCAGGCGCCTCATAAAAGTTACCCGGATATCGTCCAATTCAGTACAGAGTAAAACGACGCGTGTGGTGTGTGGGTGATGGTACATGGGGTTATGGTGGTGCCACCAATACCACGACTATTGCTTATCTAAGCATAAAAATCAGCAGAGATTTTCGCTGTTCTATAATAAGCCATAGGAAGGAACATTAGGAGAAATAGGGACACCGTAGATGATATTGGGGTTTGGAATTATCGGGAAATATGTACAGAAAACAGGAAAGTGTTTCTATTACTTTCCGTATGCGGGTGATTGTCATACTTTCTGGAGTCCCCAGCCGGTACCACATTTTGATTGTTATCTCACACCATTGGAAGAGGATATACTTCCACAAGATAAACAGTGGAAATCAGAGAATAGCTGAAAATAT
Proteins encoded in this window:
- a CDS encoding uncharacterized protein (some similarities with uniprot|P11746 Saccharomyces cerevisiae YMR043W MCM1 Transcription factor involved in cell-type-specific transcription and pheromone response plays a central role in the formation of both repressor and activator complexes), with product MSDSEVKDDSVTKETKERRKIEIKFIQDKTRRHITFSKRKHGIMKKAYELSVLTGTQVLLLVVSETGLVYTFTTPKFQPIVTQPEGKNLIQACLNAPEEDDEDDDDEEEDEDEDDEHNVQHDHGGDVGGQPHSTVPTSVQLPGGGHSHGLLPQQQQQQQQQQQQQQQQQQQQRLALQQQGQNSQQQQQPQSVQHQQPQVQGTGQTPNFTNASYLNPDHAAAYEQYFNGVNSQHGQF